A genomic segment from Gracilimonas sediminicola encodes:
- a CDS encoding agmatine deiminase family protein has translation MDHSKLVMPAEWSRHSATQLHWPSNQNTWPGERLERVEEVYCRIIEELHFFEPIHLFVENLEIRNRVMQKLSGKAVDLDRVIIHQQKINDVWARDCGPVFVQHESGNFVITDWDYNAWGEKSPHWEDDNAVPAFIAQKFGVNRIEPGMILEGGSIDVNGEGALLTTEAVLLDGNRNPDLSKEEIEECLRIYLGADQIIWLKRGLAGADTGGKIDNITRWLNKDTVVTMVCEDKEDVNYDALQENLEILNQVELKGGKKLNIETLPLPQNRTVGTTKNGSEYVPGSYANFYIANGAVLLPLLDKKRDDLAISLLQKYFPGRKVIGIACADLLTGKGSIHSITQQWYGIN, from the coding sequence CCTTCAAACCAAAACACCTGGCCCGGGGAACGACTGGAACGTGTGGAGGAAGTGTATTGCAGAATCATCGAGGAACTCCATTTTTTTGAACCGATTCATTTGTTTGTGGAAAACCTGGAAATCCGCAACCGGGTGATGCAAAAACTATCGGGCAAAGCCGTGGATCTGGATCGGGTAATCATTCATCAGCAAAAGATAAATGATGTATGGGCCAGGGACTGCGGACCGGTTTTTGTGCAGCATGAATCCGGTAATTTTGTGATCACCGACTGGGATTATAATGCATGGGGAGAAAAGTCCCCGCATTGGGAAGATGACAATGCAGTTCCGGCTTTTATTGCACAAAAATTTGGGGTGAACCGTATTGAACCCGGCATGATTTTAGAGGGTGGCTCTATCGATGTTAATGGCGAAGGTGCGCTGCTTACTACAGAAGCTGTGCTGTTGGATGGGAATCGGAACCCGGATCTATCCAAAGAAGAGATTGAAGAATGTTTACGAATTTATCTTGGGGCAGACCAAATTATTTGGTTGAAAAGGGGGTTGGCCGGGGCTGATACCGGCGGAAAAATAGACAACATCACCCGATGGCTGAATAAAGATACCGTTGTTACTATGGTTTGTGAGGATAAGGAAGACGTAAATTATGATGCGCTTCAGGAGAATCTGGAAATTCTCAATCAAGTTGAGTTGAAAGGGGGAAAGAAACTGAATATTGAAACGCTGCCTCTTCCTCAAAACAGAACGGTGGGTACTACCAAAAATGGTTCAGAGTATGTTCCGGGCAGTTACGCCAATTTCTATATTGCCAATGGGGCTGTATTACTTCCACTACTGGATAAAAAACGGGATGATCTGGCCATAAGTCTTCTCCAGAAATACTTTCCCGGGCGCAAAGTAATTGGCATAGCATGTGCAGATCTGTTGACGGGAAAAGGGTCCATCCACAGTATCACACAACAATGGTACGGGATAAACTAA